One window of Amaranthus tricolor cultivar Red isolate AtriRed21 chromosome 11, ASM2621246v1, whole genome shotgun sequence genomic DNA carries:
- the LOC130827703 gene encoding protein HUA2-LIKE 2-like, with protein sequence MANPYTLSKKTRSSQVHQSDNKKVSVQSSRSSLRFHPTALQNGESKCSNSKHSDDGGLNGFLDGPLIRAQRSKRSPDLSAHNVRDSPICNSYATVVDNGSEIAMNNSGDLSNNVGSAVESDHKHEQSDIISGNFEGLELCRRLNFQEKTTVMRKKRNPVRKRVLKYTSRTCQRVSNERLVQLDPLVLPALCESLIDSRPKDEGDEHLPLSKRARVRMEKLPAEEHQQFDLLAKNEDKSFECVSTSSFTLASTSLNCGDSDQPKRSSTMSKLMVSAPVNNLGEVPEDKPQATKTDICVVNEQLACLPVDNGVHISGDKAQPQKTKANLPFGGVFDDEAALPPLSAFIVPWKRCQQMPLKRLKHQWQYRWQ encoded by the coding sequence ATGGCAAACCCTTACACTTTAAGTAAAAAGACTAGGAGCAGTCAAGTACACCAATCTGATAATAAAAAGGTGTCGGTTCAAAGTTCTAGAAGTTCATTGAGGTTTCATCCAACTGCTCTACAGAATGGTGAATCAAAATGTAGTAATAGTAAACATTCTGATGATGGTGGTTTAAATGGGTTTTTGGATGGTCCACTTATAAGAGCCCAGAGAAGTAAAAGATCACCTGATTTATCTGCTCACAATGTCAGGGATTCACCTATTTGTAATTCCTATGCAACTGTTGTTGACAATGGATCTGAAATTGCCATGAACAACTCTGGAGACCTCAGTAATAATGTAGGTAGTGCTGTTGAATCTGACCACAAACATGAACAATCAGATATTATCTCTGGAAATTTTGAAGGCCTTGAGCTATGTAGAAGGCTTAATTTTCAAGAAAAGACAACTGTtatgaggaagaaaaggaatCCTGTAAGAAAACGTGTTCTTAAATATACTTCGAGGACATGTCAAAGAGTTAGTAATGAGAGACTGGTCCAACTAGATCCATTGGTATTGCCGGCTTTGTGTGAAAGTTTGATTGATTCTCGTCCCAAGGATGAAGGTGATGAACACTTGCCACTTTCAAAACGAGCCAGAGTTCGAATGGAAAAATTGCCGGCCGAAGAGCATCAGCAGTTCGATTTGCTGGCGAAGAATGAAGATAAATCTTTTGAGTGTGTTTCAACTAGCTCATTTACGTTGGCTAGCACTTCCTTGAACTGTGGTGATAGTGATCAGCCAAAGAGATCGTCAACCATGAGTAAACTAATGGTGTCTGCACCTGTGAATAATCTTGGTGAGGTTCCTGAGGATAAGCCTCAAGCAACAAAGACTGACATTTGTGTTGTAAATGAGCAACTTGCTTGTTTGCCGGTGGATAATGGTGTTCACATTTCAGGGGATAAGGCCCAGCCTCAGAAGACTAAGGCAAATCTCCCTTTTGGTGGTGTATTTGATGATGAAGCTGCTTTACCTCCATTAAGCGCCTTCATCGTGCCTTGGAAGCGATGTCAGCAAATGCCGCTGAAGAGACTAAAACATCAGTGGCAGTATCGTTGGCAATAA